AAGAACTTGCGCTTCGACCACTGTAACTGCTTTTCCCTCATACCTAGATGGTTGTACGTATAAATCAGCTTCTTTTATAAATGGGTAGGGATTTGTTTTTTTCCCTAAAAGAATAAACTGATCTGTTAATTTATTCTCCCCTATTAAATCTTTAATTTGTTGTTCGTCGCCCCCGTATCCAACTACATACCAACAGATGTTTTTGTATCCTCGATCATTTAACATTTTCAATGCTTTAACCGCGGAATCAATCCCCTTTGCGTATGAAAGTCTTGCCACCGTTATAATTTTAAACCTAGCATCCTCCACCATTGGATTATCATCTTCTTCATTTGCTAATGTGTTAATCAATTCAGGAGTTGTAATGTTTTCCATTACGATGACTCTGTCCACTAATACTGGATATTTACTTATGAATGCATTTTTGCATTCATCTGAGACTGCTACGATATAATTGAACTTTCCCCACATTTTCACATCTAATGCAATGTCTGTTTCCACTGTGGAAAAATCTGTATGAACCCATGCAATTTTGATCTCAGCATCTACTTTCTCCGCCACAAAATAGTGTGGCCACAAGTAACTAATTGCCACATCATATTTCTTATTTTGCTTTGGTAATAATGGGACTGAATACTTCCACATATATTGCATTT
This genomic interval from Gottfriedia acidiceleris contains the following:
- a CDS encoding glycosyltransferase codes for the protein MKKNILVASFDLEIGGVERSLISMLNNFDYNNYVVDLMLYSHSGEFMKLLPKKANLLAESKAYKTFRMPVLDVVKSGQISLALSRMLAKYLANKNHSSENGYKQMQYMWKYSVPLLPKQNKKYDVAISYLWPHYFVAEKVDAEIKIAWVHTDFSTVETDIALDVKMWGKFNYIVAVSDECKNAFISKYPVLVDRVIVMENITTPELINTLANEEDDNPMVEDARFKIITVARLSYAKGIDSAVKALKMLNDRGYKNICWYVVGYGGDEQQIKDLIGENKLTDQFILLGKKTNPYPFIKEADLYVQPSRYEGKAVTVVEAQVLSKPVLITNYPTAKSQVNDGFDGSICDLSVKGIADGIEKLYLDSQLREHLANNCKGTVFSNLSELNKLYSLI